From Rhodopseudomonas palustris:
CCGCCGGGCGGCCGGGGCCGTCGCTCGCTTCCGCTGTGATGACCGGGGATCGTTTCCGCCGCGGCGCCGCGGCCGCCGGACTCTCTGCTAGACTCATGGGCCGTATCGTCGCAAAGCATCATGCCATGAGCAAGCCCGCCCCGATCTACAAGCCCGGCCCGATCAGCGCCAAGCCGCTGTCGGGGCTGCTCGGCGCGACGCTCAACGAGGCGTTCGCCAAACAGGGTTTTGCCGCGCGGGAACTCGTCACCCGCTGGCCGGAGATCGCCGGCGCGCAGATCGCCGCGCATTGCGAGCCGCTGAAGATGCAATGGCCGCGCCCGGTCGAGGGCCAGAAGCAGGAACCGGCGACGCTGGTGCTGCGGGTCGAAGGGCCGATGGCGCTGGAGATCCAGCATTCGTCCGACCAGATCCTGCAGCGGGTCAACCGCTTCTTCGGCTGGGCCGCGGTCGGCAAACTGGCGCTGCGCCAGGCGCCGTTGACGCGCAAGATCCGCAAGCCGCTGCCGAAGCCGCCGGACGCCGCCGCCGTCGCCAAGGTCGCGGCCGGCCTCGACGCCGTCGAGGACGACGATCTGCGCATTGCGCTGGCCCGGCTCGGCGCCACGATCAAGCGGAATTGACGCTTTTGCGAGCGGCGCGGTTTCGGCCCGGCATTGCCACAATTGCGGTTTCAAGCTAGCCAACGGCCCTGTCTGCGGCGAACGCGCCGCGCCCCTTCATGCCTCGGCGGCGCGACCGCCGCGTTGGAGCACCTTGATGATCACGCGCCGCACCTTCACCGCCGCCTTGTCGCTGACCGGCCTCGCCGCTTTCGCCGGCGTCTCGCCGTTCCGCCTGATCGACGACGCCTTCGCCCAGAGCACCAAGGCCGCCACCGCCGCCGACGTCGCCAAGCCGATGGCGCTGCCCGACATGGCGCTCGGCCCCAAGGACGCCGCCGTCACCATCACCGAATACGCCTCGTTGACTTGTTCGCATTGCGCGACCTTCGCCGAGGAGGTGTTCCCGAAGCTGAAGGCTGCCTATATCGACACCGGCAAGGTCCGCTACGTGTTCCGCGAGTTCCCGCTCGACATCAAGGCCGCCGCCGGCTCGATGCTGTCGCGCTGCATCGCCAAGGACGATTCGGTGAAGTACTTCGCCGTCACCGATTTGCTGTTCAAGACCCAGGCCGACTGGGTGATGAAGGACACCACCGAGCAGCTCAAGCGGATCGGCAAGCAGGCCGGCCTCAGCGCCGCCGAAGTCGAGACCTGCCTCAAGGACCAGGCGCTGCTCGACAAGATCGCCGCCGACCAGAAATACGCCAACGAAGTGCTCAAGGTGAACTCGACCCCGAGCTTCTTCATCAACGGCGAGATGCTGCGCGGCGAAACCTCGCTGGAAGAATTCGCCAAGCGCATCGACCCGCTGCTGAAGAGCTGAGGCGGGAGCGCCGAGGCTCTTCTTCCTTCTCCCCTCGTGGGAGAAGGTGGCGCGGACGCAGTCCGCGACGGATGAGGGGGCTGTTGCGCGCCTCTCCTGCGCACTGCCCGCGGCACCCCTCACCCGCCTTCGACGCTTCGCGTCTCAGGCACCCTCTCCCACAAGGGGAGAGGGGAAAGAGGCGTCTCCCCACATCGTGTCGCTGAACCGCGTCATTGTCATCGAACAACGTCATTGCCGGGCTCGACCCGGCAATCCATCCTCTTCGCAAAGACTCGTCGTAGCGCGCTGACGCGCGCGATGGATGCGCGGGTCGAGCCCGCGCATGACGGGAGTGGAGGTGGCAAGCGCACTGCCTCTCCACGATCTCCGATTCAACTATCAAACAGCCAAGCGAAATTCTTCTCGCGGCTCCATCGAGCCCGAGGTGTGCACCCGTCGCTGTCACAGCGAGGGGTGGGGGCGCGCCGGTCGGCGCGGGTTGGTGGTGGTTCTCGCGATCACTTCTTGCGAAGGACCGCGCAACGCCGTTCCGGCGCGCCCACCGCGGCGGTTTTGGGCATCGGGACCGTTCTTCCGGGAACACAGCGGAGCGGGATCTCCCCGGCCTTGCTGCGCCCGTCCAGCCACGAAAGCGGCAGCCGCTCGTAGTAGCGGCGGACGGTGACCTCTGCCTCCCGGACGTGCGGGTGCGAGCCGCAACGCGCAGGACGCCGCGTCCACCCGGCTTCGCCAGCAAAGCTGGCTATCCCGGACTATCACTCCGGTCGGTTGCCCGGCCTTCGCGATCTGTCCCGCTTGTACGACGCCTCGCGAAGCGCCCCTCACGGACAGGACGACGCGGACTATAATCATAATAGGATTATTGTCAAGAGGCGATCGTGCGGGACACCAAGGCCTCGGTTGCGCAGTGCTGGGAGCGGCCCTACATTTGTTGGGTCGCAGTGCGCTGCGGAGGATCCGATGACCGACATCCTCTACTTACTTGCCGTTCCGGTTGTCGCAATGCTGATGACCGCCGGCGTGATCTGGCACAGCAAACGTCAAGCCAACGCATCTCTGCGCGCGCGATTGCGCAGCCGCCCCGAGACGACCCTGTCGGTAGCGCCGGCCGACGTGATCCGCGCCGAGCGTGATCGGGCGTGATCGTGGTCAGCGCTTGAGGACATCGCTCCTGACGATCGCCCCGGAAAACCTCTCGCCTCCGTCATTCCGGGGCGCGCGCAGCGCGAACCCGGAATCCATAACCACCGCGCTGGCGAAGCGCGCGGCGCCGCCACGGTGCGTCACCGCGAGTCCAGGGGCTATAGATTCCGGGTTCGCTCACTCCGTGAGCGACCCGGAATGACGAACGAGAGATGATCGCGCCGCGCGCGCTGAATGGCGCAGCGTCCTTACGGAAGCCGCTCCGGAGCTCGCCGCCCCTCGAAATCCCCAGCTTTCTCGCGCCTTTCCCGCAAATCCCCCCGTGGAAAAGCCCGGTTCCGCGGTTGCTCACTCTGTTCCGGGCGGCCATTGTCGCCGGCTGAATATGCCG
This genomic window contains:
- a CDS encoding DsbA family protein, translated to MMITRRTFTAALSLTGLAAFAGVSPFRLIDDAFAQSTKAATAADVAKPMALPDMALGPKDAAVTITEYASLTCSHCATFAEEVFPKLKAAYIDTGKVRYVFREFPLDIKAAAGSMLSRCIAKDDSVKYFAVTDLLFKTQADWVMKDTTEQLKRIGKQAGLSAAEVETCLKDQALLDKIAADQKYANEVLKVNSTPSFFINGEMLRGETSLEEFAKRIDPLLKS
- a CDS encoding DUF721 domain-containing protein, with product MSKPAPIYKPGPISAKPLSGLLGATLNEAFAKQGFAARELVTRWPEIAGAQIAAHCEPLKMQWPRPVEGQKQEPATLVLRVEGPMALEIQHSSDQILQRVNRFFGWAAVGKLALRQAPLTRKIRKPLPKPPDAAAVAKVAAGLDAVEDDDLRIALARLGATIKRN